A genomic region of Vitreimonas flagellata contains the following coding sequences:
- the rpsJ gene encoding 30S ribosomal protein S10 has product MMQQNIRIRLKAFDHRTLDLSAKEIVSTAKRTGATVIGPVPLPTRIEKFTVNRSPHVDKKSREQFEIRTFKRVLDIVQPTPQTVDALMKLDLSAGVDVQIQVLG; this is encoded by the coding sequence ATGATGCAGCAAAATATCCGGATCAGGCTGAAAGCCTTCGATCACCGCACGCTCGATCTCTCTGCAAAAGAGATCGTGTCGACGGCGAAGCGCACGGGCGCCACGGTCATCGGCCCGGTGCCGCTGCCCACGCGCATTGAGAAGTTCACGGTGAACCGCTCGCCGCACGTCGATAAGAAGAGCCGCGAGCAATTTGAAATCCGCACGTTCAAGCGCGTGCTCGATATCGTTCAACCGACGCCGCAGACGGTCGATGCGCTGATGAAGCTCGACCTCTCCGCTGGCGTTGACGTTCAAATCCAAGTGCTGGGTTGA
- a CDS encoding GIN domain-containing protein, producing MERFVFVVAIVIAVFFGIKALVGANDWGIHIETDEGGTAEIASTEAGRLEPEVFVGSSLRLRHTLARVVVTPEDRADFQIEITNPGGVPMPTVEVNGDQVTINGHLRGRISNCREDGAAELRGYDPITPDNLPIINIRTPRALVMERGGAGTTEIAAAESVNFDLMGCGSANIADVSGELELDLAGSGAVTTGAARTLNLDMAGAGDVTVGAIGEYAQIDIAGAGDVTVASLTGSLNADSAGAGNITIQGGAITVAEVDMAGAGDVNIAAPVQTLNVSMVGAGDLDVANTVGDINADIAGVGVVSARAVTGTITKDVMGPGDVRVGQ from the coding sequence ATGGAGCGTTTCGTATTCGTCGTCGCGATCGTGATCGCGGTGTTTTTCGGTATCAAAGCGCTGGTCGGCGCCAACGATTGGGGCATCCACATCGAGACCGACGAGGGCGGCACGGCCGAAATCGCCTCGACTGAGGCCGGACGCCTGGAGCCCGAAGTGTTCGTGGGCTCTTCCCTGCGCCTTCGTCACACACTGGCCCGCGTCGTGGTAACCCCAGAGGACCGCGCGGATTTCCAGATTGAGATCACGAACCCCGGCGGTGTGCCGATGCCGACGGTCGAAGTGAACGGCGACCAGGTCACCATTAACGGCCATCTGCGCGGCCGCATCAGTAATTGCCGCGAAGACGGCGCCGCCGAGCTTCGCGGTTACGACCCGATCACCCCCGATAACCTGCCGATCATCAACATCCGCACCCCGCGCGCGCTCGTTATGGAGCGTGGCGGCGCTGGCACGACCGAGATTGCTGCAGCGGAAAGCGTCAATTTCGACCTTATGGGCTGCGGCTCGGCCAACATTGCTGATGTCTCGGGCGAGCTTGAGCTCGACCTGGCGGGCTCGGGGGCGGTAACCACTGGCGCCGCGCGGACGCTCAACCTCGACATGGCGGGTGCGGGCGATGTCACCGTCGGCGCCATCGGGGAGTACGCCCAGATCGATATCGCGGGCGCTGGGGACGTCACCGTCGCCTCGCTCACGGGCTCGCTGAACGCTGATTCTGCCGGGGCCGGAAACATCACCATCCAGGGTGGCGCCATCACGGTTGCGGAGGTCGATATGGCGGGCGCTGGCGATGTGAATATCGCCGCACCCGTGCAGACCTTGAACGTCTCCATGGTCGGCGCGGGCGATCTCGACGTGGCCAATACTGTTGGCGACATTAATGCTGATATTGCAGGCGTTGGCGTGGTTTCTGCGCGCGCGGTTACCGGCACGATCACCAAAGATGTCATGGGTCCGGGCGATGTGCGTGTGGGGCAGTGA
- the tuf gene encoding elongation factor Tu yields MAKEKFERNKPHCNIGTIGHVDHGKTTLTAAITMVLAKKGGAKAMAYADIDAAPEEKARGITINTAHVEYETADRHYAHVDCPGHADYVKNMITGAAQMDGAILVVSAADGPMPQTREHILLARQVGVPALVVFMNKVDMVDDAELLDLVEMEVRELLSSYDFPGDDIPIVKGSALAAVEGRDPAIGEDAIMNLMTAVDTYIPQPERPVDQPFLMPVEDVFSISGRGTVVTGRVEKGIVKVGDEIEIIGIRPTVKSTCTGVEMFRKLLDQGQAGDNIGALLRGIDREGVERGQVLAKPGSITPHKKFEAEIYVLTKEEGGRHTPFFTNYRPQFYFRTTDVTGIVQLPSGVEMVMPGDNVKITVELITPIAMDQGLRFAIREGGRTVGSGVVAKITE; encoded by the coding sequence ATGGCCAAGGAAAAGTTTGAGCGGAACAAGCCGCACTGCAACATCGGTACGATTGGCCACGTCGATCACGGCAAGACGACGCTGACGGCCGCCATCACGATGGTTCTGGCCAAGAAGGGCGGCGCCAAGGCTATGGCGTATGCCGACATCGACGCCGCGCCGGAAGAAAAGGCCCGCGGAATCACCATCAACACCGCACACGTCGAATACGAGACGGCTGACCGTCACTATGCGCACGTCGATTGCCCCGGCCACGCCGACTACGTGAAAAACATGATCACGGGCGCCGCCCAGATGGACGGCGCGATCCTCGTCGTGTCCGCCGCTGACGGCCCGATGCCGCAAACGCGCGAGCACATCCTGCTCGCCCGTCAGGTCGGCGTGCCGGCCCTCGTGGTGTTCATGAACAAGGTCGACATGGTCGACGACGCCGAACTCCTCGACCTCGTCGAAATGGAAGTCCGCGAACTTCTCTCGTCATACGACTTCCCTGGCGACGACATTCCGATCGTGAAGGGCTCGGCCCTGGCTGCGGTCGAAGGCCGCGATCCCGCGATCGGCGAAGACGCCATCATGAACCTCATGACGGCTGTCGATACCTACATCCCGCAGCCGGAGCGTCCGGTTGACCAGCCGTTCCTGATGCCGGTCGAAGACGTGTTCTCGATCTCGGGCCGTGGTACGGTCGTCACCGGCCGCGTCGAAAAGGGCATTGTGAAGGTTGGCGATGAAATCGAGATCATCGGCATTCGCCCGACCGTGAAGTCGACCTGCACGGGCGTCGAAATGTTCCGCAAGCTGCTCGACCAGGGCCAAGCCGGCGACAACATCGGCGCGCTGCTGCGCGGTATCGACCGTGAAGGCGTTGAACGCGGCCAGGTTCTGGCCAAGCCGGGCTCGATCACGCCGCACAAGAAGTTCGAAGCGGAAATCTACGTGCTGACGAAGGAAGAAGGCGGCCGTCACACGCCGTTCTTCACGAACTATCGTCCGCAATTCTATTTCCGCACCACCGACGTGACCGGCATCGTTCAGCTGCCGAGCGGCGTCGAAATGGTCATGCCGGGCGATAACGTGAAGATCACGGTTGAGCTGATCACCCCGATCGCCATGGACCAAGGCCTCCGCTTCGCTATCCGCGAAGGCGGCCGTACGGTCGGTTCGGGCGTTGTGGCCAAGATCACCGAGTAA
- a CDS encoding TonB-dependent receptor domain-containing protein, translating into MRLYSTRAALLAAVSLTTLPAYAQDSNDVIVVTGAPAPITIESLPAAITVIDADEARARGDIALDQALASVPGVQAPRTGPIGQQTSIFSGGFESNHTLVLFDGVRIDDPSTPESIFDAGQDTLADASRIEVVQGPLSALYGSGALGGVVNILPRRGGEGALNPRLEVATGSFETLLANAAADGALGNFRYAVTAEGYASDGYDIVPERMSVHTGEGDGASITTLTGVFDYALTDTLGVDLLLRQRKADVDFDPGFFGDIGENPEAEIASDTALWRLGATWALSDALSLRLSGGALETDRVITDAGVSGDEYHGDRDFADFTATWSIAPDWTLLLGAQTEDETIDAVNFGSSVVGEQEHWGAYVAAQGALGPLAITGAVRQDDFDGFGQEATWRAGVAYPFADIGRVYASYGTSYRAPSLFERFVPFYGNAALDPESAETWEVGGDAHFALFGRGDGLELGALYRASEIEDLIGFVGFAYGNIDEAEIEYAEARIAVRPTDWLTARVIYANTDAVNANTDVALQRRPEEAWSAELAAEHGALSGQISWRQVGSRLDTVYNDLGFWSGVAEVEAYDILRASAAWAVGDDVKLYVAADNVLDETYEPVNGFAGAPASVFVGIRVTP; encoded by the coding sequence ATGCGCCTTTATTCTACCCGCGCTGCCCTGTTGGCGGCCGTTTCTCTCACCACCCTGCCCGCGTACGCGCAGGATTCGAACGACGTGATCGTCGTCACCGGCGCGCCAGCGCCGATCACGATCGAAAGTCTCCCGGCAGCAATCACGGTGATCGACGCCGACGAAGCCCGCGCACGCGGCGACATCGCACTCGACCAAGCGCTGGCCAGCGTGCCTGGCGTCCAAGCCCCGCGCACTGGCCCGATTGGTCAACAAACCTCAATCTTCAGCGGCGGCTTTGAATCGAACCACACGCTTGTGTTGTTCGATGGCGTTCGCATCGACGATCCGTCTACCCCGGAAAGCATCTTCGACGCCGGCCAAGACACGTTGGCCGACGCCAGCCGCATCGAGGTCGTGCAGGGCCCCCTCTCGGCACTCTACGGCTCCGGCGCGCTCGGCGGCGTCGTCAACATACTGCCGCGCCGCGGCGGCGAGGGCGCGCTCAACCCGCGCTTGGAAGTCGCAACCGGCTCGTTCGAGACCCTTCTCGCGAACGCGGCCGCTGACGGCGCACTCGGCAATTTTCGCTACGCTGTGACTGCTGAGGGCTATGCAAGCGACGGCTACGACATCGTGCCTGAGCGCATGTCGGTTCACACCGGCGAAGGAGACGGCGCATCCATCACCACGCTCACCGGCGTGTTCGACTACGCGCTCACCGACACGCTTGGTGTTGATTTGCTGCTGCGCCAACGCAAAGCGGACGTCGACTTCGATCCAGGCTTCTTCGGCGACATTGGCGAAAACCCAGAAGCGGAGATCGCCAGCGACACCGCACTCTGGCGCCTTGGCGCCACTTGGGCGCTGAGCGATGCGCTTTCGCTGCGTCTGAGCGGCGGCGCGCTGGAAACGGATCGCGTCATCACCGATGCCGGCGTCTCGGGCGACGAATATCATGGAGATCGCGATTTCGCCGACTTCACTGCGACCTGGTCGATCGCGCCGGATTGGACGCTATTGCTCGGCGCGCAAACGGAAGACGAGACGATTGACGCCGTGAATTTCGGCTCATCGGTTGTCGGCGAGCAAGAGCACTGGGGCGCTTATGTAGCAGCACAGGGTGCGCTTGGTCCGCTGGCCATCACCGGTGCTGTGCGCCAGGATGATTTTGATGGCTTCGGCCAAGAGGCGACATGGCGCGCCGGCGTTGCATATCCTTTCGCCGATATCGGTCGGGTCTATGCGTCGTACGGCACGTCGTATCGCGCGCCCTCGCTCTTCGAACGCTTCGTGCCGTTCTACGGCAATGCCGCGCTCGATCCGGAAAGCGCGGAAACATGGGAAGTGGGCGGCGACGCGCATTTTGCTTTGTTTGGACGGGGCGATGGCCTCGAACTCGGCGCACTCTATCGCGCCAGTGAGATCGAAGATCTCATCGGTTTTGTCGGCTTCGCCTATGGCAACATTGATGAAGCGGAAATCGAATACGCCGAAGCGCGCATTGCCGTGCGGCCCACCGATTGGCTGACGGCGCGCGTGATCTACGCCAACACGGACGCGGTGAACGCAAACACGGATGTCGCACTGCAGCGTCGCCCGGAAGAGGCTTGGAGCGCAGAACTCGCCGCCGAACACGGCGCCCTCAGCGGCCAAATCTCGTGGCGCCAAGTCGGCTCACGTCTCGACACCGTCTATAATGATCTCGGCTTCTGGTCGGGCGTAGCGGAAGTAGAAGCGTACGACATTCTGCGCGCTTCAGCGGCGTGGGCTGTGGGCGACGACGTGAAACTCTACGTCGCGGCCGACAATGTGCTCGATGAAACCTACGAGCCCGTCAACGGCTTCGCCGGCGCGCCGGCAAGCGTGTTCGTCGGCATTCGCGTGACGCCGTAA
- a CDS encoding TrmH family RNA methyltransferase: MNKRPPSSQRPAHGIPEDKLPRRQFEEEFGGPSWVWGVHASLAAIANPARRIERIVATKNAASRLPENVRPQILEPDAIEGMLPPGAVHQGLAVRAHPLEPVSLEAAAGPPDGRSVLVLDGVTDPQNVGATFRSAVAFGARAIVLQDRKSPPLTGVLAKAAAGAIELVPHVRAVNLGRAIETLRSLGYVTVALEGEAELSLEEALNDKRPVALVLGAEGKGLRPGVAEACEKRARIPIAPVMESLNVSAAAAVALYEARRGRA, translated from the coding sequence GTGAACAAGCGTCCTCCATCATCTCAACGTCCCGCCCACGGCATTCCCGAAGACAAGCTCCCGCGCCGGCAGTTCGAGGAGGAGTTTGGCGGCCCGTCTTGGGTGTGGGGCGTACACGCCTCGCTCGCGGCGATAGCGAACCCAGCGCGCCGGATTGAGCGTATCGTCGCCACCAAGAACGCTGCTTCCCGCCTCCCCGAGAACGTCAGGCCGCAGATCCTTGAGCCCGACGCGATCGAGGGAATGTTGCCGCCAGGCGCCGTGCACCAGGGCTTGGCGGTGCGCGCCCATCCGCTCGAGCCAGTGTCGCTGGAAGCGGCGGCCGGGCCACCTGACGGTCGCAGTGTGCTGGTGCTCGACGGCGTCACCGACCCTCAGAACGTAGGCGCGACTTTCCGTTCCGCCGTCGCCTTCGGCGCGCGCGCAATCGTGCTCCAAGATCGTAAGTCACCGCCGCTGACGGGCGTGCTCGCCAAGGCCGCCGCCGGCGCCATAGAGCTTGTGCCGCACGTGCGCGCCGTGAATCTCGGCCGTGCGATCGAAACGCTGCGGTCGCTTGGTTACGTCACAGTGGCGCTGGAAGGCGAAGCGGAACTCAGCCTGGAAGAGGCGCTGAACGACAAGCGTCCCGTGGCCCTCGTGCTCGGTGCAGAGGGCAAAGGCTTGCGCCCAGGCGTTGCGGAAGCGTGCGAAAAGCGCGCGCGCATTCCGATCGCGCCGGTCATGGAAAGCTTGAACGTGTCCGCAGCGGCTGCAGTCGCCCTATACGAAGCGCGCCGCGGCCGCGCTTAG
- a CDS encoding 2OG-Fe(II) oxygenase: MSVTASAMIANDLLDERMLTQARGVLTKTGRLHLPGVLQPLAAQALLQESETLDWRLVFQGKQGGYDLKSTDVAALDVSKRHQLLGLIHTQAANEFQYLFDSFRVSDEVDAGRYVNGQMADLYRWLNSEAGLQFLRKLTGDERCAYVDAQATRYRPGHFLTQHDDHAEGKDRLFAYVLNLTPQWIADWGGLLMFLTDDGHVAEAYTPRWNALNILKVPQPHAVSVVAPFARGARHSITGWIRSRRP; the protein is encoded by the coding sequence TTGAGCGTTACGGCCTCAGCTATGATCGCCAACGACTTGCTGGACGAGCGCATGCTGACGCAGGCGCGTGGCGTGCTCACCAAGACGGGGCGCTTGCACTTGCCCGGCGTGCTGCAGCCCTTGGCGGCGCAGGCGCTGTTGCAAGAAAGCGAGACGCTTGATTGGCGGCTCGTGTTTCAAGGCAAACAGGGCGGCTACGATCTAAAGAGCACGGATGTCGCCGCACTGGACGTCAGCAAGCGACACCAATTGCTGGGCCTGATCCATACGCAGGCGGCGAACGAGTTTCAGTATCTCTTCGACTCTTTCCGCGTGAGCGATGAGGTCGATGCCGGCCGCTATGTGAACGGGCAGATGGCGGATTTGTACCGCTGGCTCAATTCGGAGGCCGGCCTGCAATTTCTGCGCAAGCTCACGGGCGACGAGCGCTGTGCTTATGTGGACGCGCAAGCGACACGCTACCGGCCCGGCCACTTCCTCACGCAGCACGATGATCACGCCGAGGGCAAAGATCGCCTGTTTGCCTACGTGCTCAACCTGACACCGCAATGGATAGCCGATTGGGGCGGCCTGCTCATGTTTTTGACCGACGACGGGCACGTGGCCGAGGCTTACACCCCGCGCTGGAACGCTTTGAATATCCTCAAAGTCCCGCAGCCGCATGCTGTCAGTGTGGTGGCGCCGTTTGCGCGCGGCGCGCGGCACTCGATTACAGGTTGGATTCGGTCACGTCGGCCCTAA
- the metG gene encoding methionine--tRNA ligase: MARYLITSALPYINGIKHLGNLAGSMLPADIHARFRRLQGHEVLFICATDEHGTPAELAAAEAGQDVRTYCDAQYEVQKAACEGFRLSFDHFGRSSNPPNHQLTQHFAEVLEKNGLIEERVTKQIYSIDDKRFLPDRYVEGACPNCGFERARGDQCDNCGTLLDPTELKNPRSKISGSSNLEARDTAHLFLKQPLMQDRVRAWVDQSTEWPSLARSIAYKWLDEGLIDRSITRDLSWGIKVMKDGKIRPGFENKVFYVWFDAPIQYMGASVEWSQANGGADWERWWRIDKGAHDVTYVEFMGKDNVAFHTVSFPVTIMGSGEPWKLVDRLKAFNWVTWYGGKFSTSEKRGIFMDQALELLPSDYWRWYLMANAPESADAAFTLEQFQQTINADLANVFGNFVNRITRFAASKFDSKVPDGGAWGEHEEKLANEFAERLAALTQFHDQMEFRKAAAELRAIWVAGNEYLQVSAPWTAFKTDPEKAAVGVRTGLNACALFAILAQPFIPDAAKVVLDAIGVPEKTRMWPTPEDRGVWDALPRGLQFTPPDVLFKKIEDEDVAAWAERFGGGA; encoded by the coding sequence ATGGCTCGCTATCTGATCACGTCCGCGCTTCCTTACATCAACGGCATCAAGCACTTGGGCAACCTCGCCGGCTCGATGTTGCCGGCGGACATTCATGCGCGTTTCCGTCGTCTCCAGGGACACGAAGTTCTGTTCATTTGCGCGACCGACGAACACGGCACGCCGGCAGAGCTTGCCGCGGCCGAAGCCGGCCAGGACGTGCGCACTTATTGTGACGCGCAATACGAAGTGCAGAAGGCCGCGTGCGAGGGCTTCCGGCTCTCGTTCGACCATTTCGGCCGCTCGTCCAATCCGCCGAACCATCAGCTCACGCAGCATTTCGCCGAAGTGCTGGAGAAGAACGGGCTGATTGAAGAGCGCGTCACCAAGCAAATCTATTCGATCGACGACAAGCGCTTCCTGCCGGATCGCTACGTTGAAGGCGCCTGCCCGAATTGCGGCTTCGAACGCGCACGTGGCGACCAATGCGACAATTGCGGCACGCTGCTCGATCCGACCGAATTGAAGAACCCGCGTTCGAAGATTTCGGGCTCCTCTAATCTTGAAGCGCGGGACACGGCGCATCTCTTTTTGAAGCAGCCTTTGATGCAGGACCGCGTCCGCGCCTGGGTCGATCAGTCGACCGAATGGCCGTCGCTGGCGCGCTCGATTGCGTACAAATGGCTCGATGAAGGGTTGATCGACCGTTCGATTACGCGCGACCTCTCGTGGGGCATCAAAGTGATGAAGGACGGCAAGATCCGTCCCGGCTTTGAGAACAAGGTGTTCTACGTCTGGTTCGATGCGCCGATCCAATATATGGGCGCGAGCGTTGAGTGGTCACAGGCCAATGGCGGCGCTGATTGGGAGCGCTGGTGGCGCATTGATAAAGGCGCGCACGACGTCACCTATGTCGAATTCATGGGCAAGGATAACGTCGCCTTCCACACCGTGAGTTTCCCCGTGACGATCATGGGCTCAGGCGAGCCTTGGAAGCTGGTTGATCGCTTGAAGGCGTTCAATTGGGTCACGTGGTACGGCGGCAAATTCTCGACGTCCGAGAAGCGCGGCATCTTCATGGATCAAGCGTTGGAGCTGCTGCCGAGCGATTATTGGCGCTGGTATTTGATGGCGAATGCGCCCGAGAGCGCGGACGCAGCGTTCACGCTCGAGCAATTCCAGCAAACCATCAACGCTGACCTCGCCAACGTGTTCGGCAATTTCGTGAACCGCATCACGCGGTTCGCGGCGTCGAAGTTTGACTCGAAGGTGCCGGACGGCGGCGCATGGGGCGAGCACGAGGAAAAACTCGCCAACGAATTCGCCGAGCGTTTGGCTGCGCTGACGCAATTCCACGATCAAATGGAATTCCGCAAAGCCGCCGCCGAACTCCGCGCCATCTGGGTAGCGGGCAATGAGTATCTGCAAGTGTCGGCGCCTTGGACGGCGTTCAAAACCGATCCCGAGAAGGCAGCCGTCGGCGTCCGGACAGGCCTCAACGCCTGCGCGCTCTTCGCCATCCTCGCGCAGCCGTTCATTCCGGACGCTGCAAAGGTCGTTCTCGACGCGATTGGCGTGCCGGAGAAGACCCGCATGTGGCCGACGCCAGAAGATCGCGGCGTCTGGGACGCACTGCCGCGTGGACTGCAATTCACCCCGCCGGACGTGCTCTTCAAGAAGATTGAAGACGAAGATGTCGCCGCGTGGGCCGAACGCTTCGGGGGCGGGGCTTGA
- a CDS encoding N-acetylmuramidase family protein: MNIFEALFRLIFGRRGGGTKDTSSPPPPPPVAPPRPPVAPPASPPVAPPAPPPVAPPPPPPPPPPAASYLETLRVQDASPLRRADFEAVAARLNCEWEAVAAVAEVESGPLGGFGQDGRPVILFERHLFSRKTNSRFDASHPTVSNRTPGGYPRTQAERWAQLTEAYALDAEAALASASYGRFQVLGQNYPNLSMPNAHEYVSKLARSERDQLEAFEGFIRANSLADELQRKDWTGFASRYNGPGYAANQYDTKMAQAYARIKANPAAIA, from the coding sequence ATGAATATCTTTGAAGCGCTATTTCGCTTGATCTTCGGCCGCCGAGGCGGCGGTACGAAAGACACATCGTCGCCGCCACCGCCGCCGCCCGTTGCGCCACCGCGGCCGCCGGTTGCTCCGCCCGCATCGCCGCCGGTCGCGCCACCGGCGCCTCCGCCCGTTGCGCCGCCACCTCCGCCACCACCACCGCCGCCCGCGGCGAGCTATCTTGAGACGCTGCGCGTGCAGGATGCGTCGCCATTGCGGCGTGCGGACTTTGAAGCGGTGGCCGCGCGCTTGAATTGCGAGTGGGAAGCCGTGGCTGCTGTGGCGGAAGTGGAGTCGGGGCCGCTCGGTGGCTTCGGTCAGGATGGCCGCCCGGTGATCTTGTTTGAGCGCCACCTCTTCTCGCGCAAAACCAACTCGCGGTTCGACGCTTCGCACCCGACGGTTTCGAACCGCACGCCGGGGGGGTATCCGCGCACGCAGGCCGAGCGCTGGGCGCAGCTTACTGAAGCTTATGCGCTCGACGCCGAAGCCGCGCTCGCGAGCGCCAGTTACGGCCGCTTCCAAGTGCTCGGCCAGAATTACCCGAACCTCTCGATGCCGAACGCGCACGAATACGTGTCGAAACTGGCTCGCTCGGAACGGGATCAGCTTGAAGCGTTTGAAGGCTTCATCCGCGCCAATAGCTTGGCCGACGAGCTGCAGCGCAAGGACTGGACGGGCTTTGCCAGCCGCTACAACGGCCCCGGCTACGCGGCGAACCAGTACGACACTAAGATGGCGCAAGCCTACGCACGCATCAAAGCCAACCCGGCCGCGATCGCCTGA
- a CDS encoding N-acetylmuramidase family protein: MSFWDSVFRAIFGSRGSRPTSPPPARPPATPPRPPATPPPAAPPASPPASPPAAPPPPPMAPLPPPAAPLPPTPPAPPSPPVNTSPPPVLDPSVGFSLDALRATNAARLTDAEIAASAQRLGVEANVLKAVIKVESAGPGFADGRPLLSFEPFWFSQATAGRFDASNPGVSQASNRAYLGGNQASRWMKLTEAYGLDPEAALGAASWGAFQLPGRYYADAGYSDVFAFVRDMAQSEARQLAAFEAYISRKGLADELQRRDWDTFARAYEGENGAGQYSSALARAYATLAPPATSDGYIDSLVAGTRDGLTRANFEEVAAMLGCEVEAIQAVVQVESGSAGAFAANGKPIILYEPHIFSRRTNRQYDASHPTISYRSWDATKYPRTQDGRWAQLREAYALNPQEAIASASYGLFQIMGFNHNACGFPDPKSFVTDMCRSQAQQLKAFANFVRANNLADELVRKDWEGFAAGYNGSGQVERYGRLMREAYERLKATS, from the coding sequence ATGAGCTTCTGGGATTCTGTGTTCCGCGCGATTTTCGGTTCACGCGGCTCGCGGCCGACCTCGCCGCCGCCCGCGCGCCCACCGGCGACCCCGCCGCGTCCGCCGGCCACGCCGCCGCCGGCGGCTCCGCCCGCATCTCCGCCTGCATCTCCGCCTGCCGCGCCGCCACCGCCGCCAATGGCCCCGCTGCCGCCGCCGGCGGCGCCGTTGCCGCCGACGCCACCCGCACCACCGTCGCCCCCAGTCAACACCTCGCCGCCGCCCGTGCTCGATCCGTCGGTTGGCTTCTCGCTCGACGCTCTGCGCGCGACGAATGCGGCGCGTCTCACCGATGCGGAGATTGCAGCGTCCGCGCAGCGTCTCGGCGTCGAAGCTAATGTGCTGAAGGCCGTGATCAAAGTTGAGAGCGCGGGTCCGGGCTTCGCCGATGGCAGGCCGTTGCTCTCGTTTGAGCCGTTCTGGTTCAGCCAAGCGACCGCAGGTCGCTTCGATGCGTCGAACCCCGGCGTCTCGCAAGCATCGAACCGCGCGTATCTTGGCGGCAATCAAGCGTCGCGCTGGATGAAGCTGACTGAAGCTTATGGCCTCGATCCGGAAGCCGCACTTGGCGCGGCCTCGTGGGGCGCGTTCCAATTGCCCGGCCGCTATTATGCGGACGCCGGTTATTCCGATGTGTTCGCATTCGTGCGCGACATGGCGCAATCGGAAGCGCGCCAGCTCGCGGCGTTCGAAGCGTATATCTCGCGCAAGGGCCTCGCGGACGAATTGCAACGCCGCGATTGGGATACGTTCGCGCGAGCCTATGAAGGCGAGAATGGCGCAGGCCAATACTCCTCCGCACTCGCGCGCGCATACGCGACGCTCGCGCCGCCCGCCACCAGTGACGGTTACATCGACAGCTTGGTCGCGGGCACGCGTGATGGGTTGACGCGCGCGAATTTCGAAGAAGTCGCCGCGATGCTCGGCTGTGAAGTCGAAGCGATCCAAGCTGTGGTGCAGGTCGAAAGCGGCTCCGCGGGCGCGTTCGCCGCCAACGGCAAGCCGATCATTTTGTACGAGCCGCACATCTTCTCGCGTCGCACCAATCGTCAATACGACGCGAGCCATCCGACGATTTCGTATCGTTCGTGGGATGCCACGAAATATCCGCGCACGCAGGACGGTCGCTGGGCGCAATTGCGCGAGGCCTATGCGCTCAATCCGCAAGAAGCGATCGCGTCGGCCAGCTATGGTCTCTTCCAAATCATGGGCTTCAATCACAACGCCTGCGGCTTCCCGGATCCGAAATCCTTCGTCACCGATATGTGCCGCAGCCAAGCGCAGCAGCTCAAAGCGTTCGCGAATTTCGTGCGCGCGAATAATCTCGCGGACGAACTCGTGCGCAAGGATTGGGAAGGCTTCGCCGCCGGTTACAATGGCTCCGGCCAAGTCGAGCGGTACGGGCGATTGATGCGTGAAGCGTATGAGCGCTTGAAGGCGACGTCGTAA
- a CDS encoding c-type cytochrome, which yields MRRLLISVALAACVAACGQPASQTAASSESPAPAAAPAAPAPDTAALQAAIAALPAPYNEATYEAGRRVFAQCRSCHTIEAGAPNRVGPNLHGVFGREIGSLEGFNYSQAVQDANFVWDAAQLDNWLANPQTFLPGNRMAFAGVRNETQRRDLIAYLMVESATAP from the coding sequence ATGCGTCGTCTTCTGATTTCCGTCGCTCTGGCCGCGTGCGTCGCCGCGTGCGGGCAACCTGCTTCCCAAACAGCTGCGTCTTCCGAGAGCCCGGCGCCAGCAGCTGCGCCTGCCGCGCCCGCGCCTGACACGGCAGCGCTGCAAGCCGCAATCGCCGCCCTGCCCGCGCCGTACAACGAAGCGACCTACGAAGCCGGCCGGCGCGTGTTTGCGCAATGCCGCTCCTGCCACACGATCGAGGCCGGTGCGCCGAACCGCGTAGGCCCAAACCTGCATGGCGTGTTTGGGCGCGAGATCGGTTCGCTCGAGGGCTTCAATTATTCGCAGGCCGTGCAGGACGCGAACTTCGTCTGGGACGCCGCCCAATTGGACAATTGGTTGGCCAACCCACAGACCTTCCTGCCGGGCAACCGCATGGCGTTCGCCGGCGTGCGCAACGAAACGCAACGCCGCGATCTCATCGCCTATCTCATGGTCGAAAGCGCGACAGCGCCCTGA